One part of the Roseomonas gilardii genome encodes these proteins:
- a CDS encoding sensor histidine kinase yields MAFVPILTLLALVAILAALGLGAVALRQSRRARVAEARLAVEQDALAAQRRHLGILARELTRPGLELMALSERLAQHPDLTVSTSLYLQTIGRLRSGAAHLLNLADETSDSLAEHQAAQGQGRRLTEEPLRLGELLQEALVEVQRPMGEGMRLWRIDPECENVALLGDRRAIGRVLFQILARAVRDTGMGDCIAIHIRRQPGRFALVVEDEGHGATVADLGDTMVTRAGTRGLELGLATSRDLLHAHGGDLTVEAMSGIGSRVWMTLPEHRLLDSGAGA; encoded by the coding sequence ATGGCTTTCGTTCCGATTCTGACGCTCCTTGCCCTCGTGGCCATCCTGGCCGCGCTGGGCCTGGGAGCCGTCGCCCTGAGGCAGTCCCGCCGGGCCCGTGTGGCCGAGGCGCGGCTGGCCGTGGAGCAGGACGCCCTGGCGGCCCAGCGCCGCCATCTGGGCATCCTGGCCCGCGAGCTGACCCGGCCCGGGCTGGAGCTGATGGCCCTGTCCGAGCGGCTGGCGCAGCACCCGGACCTCACCGTCTCCACCTCCCTCTACCTCCAGACCATCGGCCGGCTCCGCAGCGGCGCCGCGCATCTGCTCAACCTCGCCGACGAAACGAGCGACAGCCTCGCGGAGCATCAGGCCGCGCAGGGACAGGGCCGGCGGCTGACCGAGGAACCCCTGCGGCTCGGCGAGCTGCTCCAGGAAGCCCTGGTTGAGGTGCAGCGCCCCATGGGGGAGGGCATGCGCCTGTGGCGGATCGACCCGGAATGCGAGAATGTCGCCCTGCTCGGCGACCGGCGGGCCATCGGCCGGGTGCTGTTCCAGATCCTGGCGAGGGCGGTGCGGGACACCGGCATGGGCGACTGCATCGCCATCCATATCCGCCGCCAGCCGGGCCGCTTCGCCCTGGTGGTCGAGGATGAGGGCCATGGTGCGACCGTGGCCGATCTCGGCGACACGATGGTCACGCGCGCCGGGACGCGCGGGCTGGAACTCGGCCTCGCCACGTCGCGCGATCTCCTGCACGCGCATGGCGGCGACCTGACGGTCGAGGCCATGAGCGGCATCGGCAGCCGCGTCTGGATGACGCTGCCCGAACACCGCCTGCTCGATTCCGGGGCAGGCGCCTGA
- the rpmB gene encoding 50S ribosomal protein L28: MARRCDITGKGVLTGNNVSHANNKSRRRYLPNLQQASFFSDVLGTAVQLRLTTNGIRTVEHNGGLDSFLLGTADRKLGTEALTLKRRIVRAQVKKQAA, translated from the coding sequence ATGGCCCGCCGCTGTGACATCACCGGCAAGGGCGTGCTGACCGGCAACAACGTCAGCCACGCCAACAACAAGTCCCGCCGCCGTTATCTGCCCAACCTGCAGCAGGCGTCCTTCTTCTCCGATGTGCTCGGCACGGCGGTGCAGCTTCGCCTGACCACCAACGGCATCCGTACGGTGGAGCACAATGGCGGTCTCGACTCCTTCCTGCTCGGCACCGCCGACCGGAAGCTCGGCACCGAGGCCCTGACCCTGAAGCGCCGCATCGTGCGCGCCCAGGTCAAGAAGCAGGCGGCCTAA